TATCGGTATGTAAATATGAAGGGCAACGTTACGTATGAGTAATATGTAAGCGATTCTAAACTCTCTTAGCAGCAAACATAAGCAAAAATCTACGCTACGTATAAATAGTATTTCTTTACAAAAgagctttaaatatttagcattATTTTAGTTATAAATAGTTTAATCAGGCGATAGAATCGCcgtattttaaaattgtatcaTCCCACTGAGCAAAAAACTACGCATACGCATAGATTTAAACATAATGGCACACTCATGCGTGAGGTGGCTGCCTATTAACTCGTGGATGCCAGAAAAATGTGTGATTACCAAAGCCCATTGTAAATTTCGGACAGAGTGATTACTTGGCGGGAAAAGCCAACTCCTGCCATCGAAATGGCACGTTCGTCGTGATAGTAGGTAATACCTGATATTGGCCTATCAGGAATTATGTGTCACGAATGCTGCACGATCTCAGCACGATCTGTTCGTAAGCGTGGGCCAAGTATAAAAAGTAATGCTCGAGCCCCTCTGGCTTCCAGTTGCGATCAGATCGTCCGAAGGAAATATCACCTCGTCCGGGTACTTAGCGAATAGCGAATTGACCGTGGAGTGGATAAAGTGTTAGTGGAGCAACAGAATGGCTAAGAATGTAAGCACAAGCAGCACCATCTGTCCCTGTCCCTGAATTCGATTGCTCGATTCCAAAGTCTAGTAAAACTCCCGAAGATAATGTTAAGTGCTAATCAGCCATCGAAATGTACATTGCAAATAAAGCAATTACacttgaaaatgatttattgaACAGGtgccaaaagaaaaacactcCAAGTGAATTGAACTAATAAATGGGACTTAATCTGCAGAAGTGAAAGAGATTTTTTCAATTACTTAAAAATGTCACAAGCGGAAACCGACATATACTATGTACATAGTCCTTTTGTTGAAAGTGTATAAAGACTAAAAACTTCATCGCACTCGTTCAATCTGGCTCAGATTATGATCGCTGTGCCGAAACCAGATTGAAGCGCCTCTAATGCTCCTCGCCGCTCAATTGTGTCTCATAGccgaaaattcaattaacgAATTCCTCAACTCTCGACTGTTTGCAGATGTTCAGCAATATATTGGTGGTGACACTACTCGTACTCAGTTCGGATGTCGAAGCACGACCCTCCTCCTCGGGTGTTGGTGGTGAGGCGAACGTGGATCCCAGCGAATACCACGGCAATCTGTCGGTGGAAACGGTGCTAAAAGTGCAGCAGTGCGAGAAGGACACCAACACGATGGAGCTGTGCATGCGGTGCGCCAAGGTGACCAAGTCGGAATTCGTCTATCCCATGTGCTGCGGCAACGAAGATGGCATCAAGGACTGGTGCCGGGAGTATGTGTACTTCGGCAACGAGTAGAGCCGGAATGGGGGTCAGGAGGCGATGGATGCTGTGTAAATTGGTTCGCGCTCCTGCATGGATTGGCTGTGATAAACCcactgtatttatttaaattatatttaggaatAAACAAGGCTAAATTAGCGTATTTGCGGTCTTTACCCTTTCCCACTAAAAAAAACACTCCTCATTTCATTTTGTAcgttcttttatttatttctcttcatttttttttgccgaattttgtttgtaaattcattttttgcatttttaaaaaaactttataataattaaacttttttaatcGGATACGAATGTTCGAAAATGTTTGTAATTGGCAAACgaatgtataaataataatcatcgCGCATTCAAATCAACTATTTAAGCTTATATAACTGCTACTTTcgtttgtttaaataataaggCAAAAAACTATAAGCGAAAATAAGGATGCACATCCGTTCAAACTTTAGCCCGAAAACTCGACTCGAGCGACGGAGACGTGGAACTCGCACTacacgatatatatatatatataaatgtatataacaAACAAGGTACAACCTAGTAAcgattgtttttctttgttaattttctgTTTTTATGGTTTAGCACTCGCTACGCCGGCGGATGCTTCTCTGCGTCTGCTGGGCGTGTGATTTGTgggtttatttctttttaacgTTGACTGAAAgcaacatttaaatattaagtCGCGTGAAGAGTTCAACTTACCAGAATTCAAGCACGCTTTTACACTTTTTCGTTATTTTACGGATTATGTATGCTTTTAGTGTTTTAGTGACTTTGTTATTTGTTAGTTATTGAGAGAGGGCTTGTCTTTGGCAGCTCGTTTTGGGAGTCGGGGCGGGCTAAATGAAGGTAGGAGCAGTCCGCATCCTCACAGCGACCCATCAGATCAAACGGGCAGATTGTGGCGTGGACATCGAGGTGGCTTAGGAAAGAGAGTACAAAGCAAATACATTTCGCCAGCCAGCCGCTCACGTTAGTAATACTCACCTATTGTAGTTCCTACACATGGGTGTTTGATAGGCACTTAGAAAGCTTTCCCTATGATCCTCGTCGGACTTCTCTTCGCGCAGTTCCCGCATTATGCTAACCGTATAGGGGGCTGTAGTTGGGACGGCAACTTCTACAGTTTTTTCCTGCGCCTGTTCCTGGAAATAAACTCAACCGTATTGTTAATGCGGGTTTGTGACAAAGAGATCGAAATGACAGTGTAATAATACACTGAAGAATAACAGCGGTAAGTCGCCTTGAATGAGTTTCTTAACAATAGTTTTTGAAGCAATTTGTACAAATCGAAATCCACGCACATCTGGAGGGTCAGTCTCCGTTTCAGGTTGTTTTCCAATCGCAGGCTCTGTCTCCGTTGTTTCACTTTGATTTTTAACCTGAGGATCCGTTAAAGGTTCATTCTCCCTTGACTCCTCATGTTGAACCGTTTTGGGCTCCGTTGGCATTACAGTGTTTTGTTGACTAATCTCCGCATCAGTCAGTTTCGTAAGGTCTGCGTAGTTTACTATAGAATTGTACAGGCGTATCTCCTTGGTAAGCTGCGTTGATTTGGCGGTGATGGCTGCCTTTCCCTCGTCGATTAACCTGTAAGAAAATCAAATCTATAGTAGCATAGAGCTCCACCCGTTCCCAAGTCGTTGATTTGGTTTCTGTAATCGTTTTCTTCCAGATTTCCCACGCCGTTCTGGTTGCTGTTGTGGTTGATGATGGTAGTACCTGTAGTCATCGCCCCTTAATCCACGGCCCAAGTCCATAGCCGCCGTATGGAGTTTATGTCGTTTCTGCTTAAGTGATATGATGATCTCATGGCTGGCCTGAATCTCGGGCTGAATCTTCGACAGCTTAAGTTCCTCCTGTTTAACCGCCTGCCTTAATGTCTGCATTTCGTCATAGAGTTCCTTGAGACGCTGTGAGCATCGCAAGCGTATTGCCTTTGACTTCTTGGCTTCTTCCACCAATTCCAGCGATTTGTCTAGATTGATTAGCATGCTCCCCCTGAAACCATTAATTATAATCAGAGAATAGTAACTGAAGGCCCTATTTACTCAAATATCTACCCAATCTTAACAAAAGAATTCTCAAATGCCTTCAGCCGAGTCTCCTTGGACATCTGGTGATTTTGCttaggttttgtttttgccgaTTTTAAATTCGCAGTTTTGACTTGTGGTTTCTGAACTGCTGAGGTAGCCTTATCGTTGGTCATAGGGGAACTTGTTGTACTGCCTAGGTCTTTCTTGGCTGGGTTGTTTACAATATTCGCCGTGCTTAACGATGCATTGTTTTTCGGCGTTGGCTTATCAACAGTAGGCGCCTTGCTTTTggcaacaggagcagcagtcTTGGCCGCTCGAACCTTTTTTCGTTCCAACATTTGCATACGCTCGACCAAACGAAGGTATTCCTTCTGCGATGCCACTGGTAAATGTCGAACAGCCTgataaagaaataatatattatataaaacatACACTCGAATGAGGTGAAAACATACCACCGGCGTTGTCTTTGGAGGCGGCTGTGTCTTAGGAGAAGTTACACTTTTTGGAGGTTCCTCCTTAACCTGAGGTTTCTCAGACGTATTTTCTTTCGCCGCCTCTGGTGAGTTCATTGTGGGAGCTTTTGATCTGGCTTGCTTCAGAAAATCGTCGATCCTCTTCTCAAAGTAATCGTTAATCACAGTTCGTCTGAGATTAATATTGGCATTGGGAACCGTTTCGGCAATCTCGGATATGGGAGTATTTGATCTGGTGGTTGACCCACTGAAGCTGCCCATAGCCAAACTCAAGGGGCTGGCAATGTCTGTGTTTACATAGGCGAAGCTCGAACTCAGCTCCAGGTCATCATCACTGGCTGGCGACTCCTCTGCTAAGCTAATGATCAGCTTATTTACTTTGATGCTGGCTGGATCTACGGTGGTGATCAGGCGAGTGCTAGATGCGATCACTTCCTGACTACGCAGTGGAGCGCTGGGTTCCTTATCCATTAACACATTCGGCCGTTTTATGCTCAACCCTGAACCTTCAATCGCGAGCAATTTCCGTTTAgtagtttttttgtttatcacCTTGTTGGgctttacaatttttatgatttttgttGGTGAGAACGATGGTTTCTGTTCCTGCACCAGCGGCTGTGGCACCTCCACAGATTCCACGTTAATGGTCGCAGTTTCTAATGCAACTGGCTCAACTGCAGTTTCTTTTTCTATCTCCTTTTCTGTTTTCAGTACATTACATTCATCTAAAATTGGATGTTGATCCTGAGACCGTTCATCTTTTATAGGCAATTCCGAGGGCTGGAAACGTTTTAAAGCATTCTTGAGTATCTCTGGTCTTAAACCGGATTTTGGGTTTGGTCCATTCGTCCGTTTTTTGGTCGCTATGCTGGAAAGGAGCAATAAGCGCAGCTCTTCTGGATCATCTGAATCATTGTCTTGCGTTGAATCTTCCTTAGGTTGAGTCACGGAGCCAGGTACGTAAGAAGGCGTTGGAGCGGCAACAGGTTCTGGGACCTGCACCTGACCCGGAGCAGTATTAAGCTCCCAATCAATAGGTGGTGGCGTTCttggaggtggtggtgggggcCTATTTGCGCGCAAATTGGATAGAAGAATAGCTCGCAAAGCTCCTGCCTCATCGTCACTCGAATTCGGCTGGAATTGGTCAAATGAGTTTATATGCATCTGCGAGTTTTCCATGGAAACGGTCTGCAACTCCGAGTTATAGCTATGATTGGAATGCTGATCGACTAGGTGCATGGCATCCCTGGCATCCTCGTCCTCCAGATGCATTTGTGGAATGTGAAagggcggcggtggcggcggtaCTTCGTCGTCATCGTAAGCCATAATCTCTCTCCTTATCCGATTATCCGTATTTAAATCTAGCTCATCATCTTCGTCTATCACAATGGGAACCGACACAGGTGGCAAATTGTTGGGCATAAAACAGCGCCAACTGCCGCCAGCGTTATCAATTGAGTTCCAGTTGTTGGACCACGAATTCCACATTTCTTTTTTCTGATCATCGCTGTCCGTATCGGCTAGATCCATGTCCACAGGCTTTGTGTCCACGGCATAATCAATAGAGTACCTCGGCGGACTTTGTTCTCGATCTGGCGATGCGGCTGGGCTGATCTCCATTAAGTCATCGATGTCGTCGTCATTGGAAATGGCGGGATGCACGCGATTGATCATATCAGTGGGCGAGTAAGCCCGCTCCGCGTCCCGTT
The sequence above is drawn from the Drosophila melanogaster chromosome 2R genome and encodes:
- the CG4269 gene encoding uncharacterized protein, isoform C, giving the protein MAKNMFSNILVVTLLVLSSDVEARPSSSGVGGEANVDPSEYHGNLSVETVLKVQQCEKDTNTMELCMRCAKVTKSEFVYPMCCGNEDGIKDWCREYVYFGNE
- the CG4294 gene encoding uncharacterized protein, isoform C translates to MVVGTATMPPEILQVPAIKKEHSELLENPANSKPCDPDETAEEGVVEEDREEGEIVDEFELIISSEDDEFKLRARIHQLEENNKDVERMDMLSANLAHQYNYPKPVPRLPPQQQKSPVYILSDVSSQSEDEFEAQRKYRKQKGRRLELGKRHNHSSLRDYRRNPFARRHKHSSLPPPVTTQRRRQDYHHNQLNNRYQRRHQQYFDLEDSLESDGELGEYDVTCDNDDDELDLQKLELSRDKLRVALAREKREFVGQYKNSLSERLQYRVHKSPSPKHSEEYQQEEQELPLSPVQPISDDGEEEPQEQNVPQREDPAELKLRLIALKSAILKKHLARKKRDAERAYSPTDMINRVHPAISNDDDIDDLMEISPAASPDREQSPPRYSIDYAVDTKPVDMDLADTDSDDQKKEMWNSWSNNWNSIDNAGGSWRCFMPNNLPPVSVPIVIDEDDELDLNTDNRIRREIMAYDDDEVPPPPPPFHIPQMHLEDEDARDAMHLVDQHSNHSYNSELQTVSMENSQMHINSFDQFQPNSSDDEAGALRAILLSNLRANRPPPPPPRTPPPIDWELNTAPGQVQVPEPVAAPTPSYVPGSVTQPKEDSTQDNDSDDPEELRLLLLSSIATKKRTNGPNPKSGLRPEILKNALKRFQPSELPIKDERSQDQHPILDECNVLKTEKEIEKETAVEPVALETATINVESVEVPQPLVQEQKPSFSPTKIIKIVKPNKVINKKTTKRKLLAIEGSGLSIKRPNVLMDKEPSAPLRSQEVIASSTRLITTVDPASIKVNKLIISLAEESPASDDDLELSSSFAYVNTDIASPLSLAMGSFSGSTTRSNTPISEIAETVPNANINLRRTVINDYFEKRIDDFLKQARSKAPTMNSPEAAKENTSEKPQVKEEPPKSVTSPKTQPPPKTTPVAVRHLPVASQKEYLRLVERMQMLERKKVRAAKTAAPVAKSKAPTVDKPTPKNNASLSTANIVNNPAKKDLGSTTSSPMTNDKATSAVQKPQVKTANLKSAKTKPKQNHQMSKETRLKAFENSFVKIGGSMLINLDKSLELVEEAKKSKAIRLRCSQRLKELYDEMQTLRQAVKQEELKLSKIQPEIQASHEIIISLKQKRHKLHTAAMDLGRGLRGDDYRLIDEGKAAITAKSTQLTKEIRLYNSIVNYADLTKLTDAEISQQNTVMPTEPKTVQHEESRENEPLTDPQVKNQSETTETEPAIGKQPETETDPPDAQEKTVEVAVPTTAPYTVSIMRELREEKSDEDHRESFLSAYQTPMCRNYNSHLDVHATICPFDLMGRCEDADCSYLHLARPDSQNELPKTSPLSITNK
- the CG4294 gene encoding uncharacterized protein, isoform B; its protein translation is MVVGTATMPPEILQVPAIKKEHSELLENPANSKPCDPDETAEEGVVEEDREEGEIVDEFELIISSEDDEFKLRARIHQLEENNKDVERMDMLSANLAHQYNYPKPVPRLPPQQQKSPVYILSDVSSQSEDEFEAQRKYRKQKGRRLELGKRHNHSSLRDYRRNPFARRHKHSSLPPPVTTQRRRQDYHHNQLNNRYQRRHQQYFDLEDSLESDGELGEYDVTCDNDDDELDLQKLELSRDKLRVALAREKREFVGQYKNSLSERLQYRVHKSPSPKHSEEYQQEEQELPLSPVQPISDDGEEEPQEQNVPQREDPAELKLRLIALKSAILKKHLARKKRDAERAYSPTDMINRVHPAISNDDDIDDLMEISPAASPDREQSPPRYSIDYAVDTKPVDMDLADTDSDDQKKEMWNSWSNNWNSIDNAGGSWRCFMPNNLPPVSVPIVIDEDDELDLNTDNRIRREIMAYDDDEVPPPPPPFHIPQMHLEDEDARDAMHLVDQHSNHSYNSELQTVSMENSQMHINSFDQFQPNSSDDEAGALRAILLSNLRANRPPPPPPRTPPPIDWELNTAPGQVQVPEPVAAPTPSYVPGSVTQPKEDSTQDNDSDDPEELRLLLLSSIATKKRTNGPNPKSGLRPEILKNALKRFQPSELPIKDERSQDQHPILDECNVLKTEKEIEKETAVEPVALETATINVESVEVPQPLVQEQKPSFSPTKIIKIVKPNKVINKKTTKRKLLAIEGSGLSIKRPNVLMDKEPSAPLRSQEVIASSTRLITTVDPASIKVNKLIISLAEESPASDDDLELSSSFAYVNTDIASPLSLAMGSFSGSTTRSNTPISEIAETVPNANINLRRTVINDYFEKRIDDFLKQARSKAPTMNSPEAAKENTSEKPQVKEEPPKSVTSPKTQPPPKTTPVAVRHLPVASQKEYLRLVERMQMLERKKVRAAKTAAPVAKSKAPTVDKPTPKNNASLSTANIVNNPAKKDLGSTTSSPMTNDKATSAVQKPQVKTANLKSAKTKPKQNHQMSKETRLKAFENSFVKIGGSMLINLDKSLELVEEAKKSKAIRLRCSQRLKELYDEMQTLRQAVKQEELKLSKIQPEIQASHEIIISLKQKRHKLHTAAMDLGRGLRGDDYRLIDEGKAAITAKSTQLTKEIRLYNSIVNYADLTKLTDAEISQQNTVMPTEPKTVQHEESRENEPLTDPQVKNQSETTETEPAIGKQPETETDPPDEQAQEKTVEVAVPTTAPYTVSIMRELREEKSDEDHRESFLSAYQTPMCRNYNSHLDVHATICPFDLMGRCEDADCSYLHLARPDSQNELPKTSPLSITNK
- the CG4269 gene encoding uncharacterized protein, isoform B, giving the protein MFSNILVVTLLVLSSDVEARPSSSGVGGEANVDPSEYHGNLSVETVLKVQQCEKDTNTMELCMRCAKVTKSEFVYPMCCGNEDGIKDWCREYVYFGNE